A window of Chloracidobacterium sp. N contains these coding sequences:
- a CDS encoding carboxypeptidase-like regulatory domain-containing protein → MFRQYLPRRLSRALCLTIGMVVMALGAWDMALAQVGATGSLGGVVQDASGAALPGVTVTVKSDAGVERTVQTDSNGRWLIPVLPTGLYQISYRRDGFRELDRRGVEVEAAVPRTIDVKLETGAVTETITITEDVPLQVVTTTAATFRQINAEQLTKVPTSTRSFTHLLSTEAGVAADLPPVSTNGNGNVSPAVNGTRTTSTSLQFNGIDATNITSNEGSLDGNISPAPETLSEVKLQTSLYDASTGRSGGGNFQLVTKSGTNEFHGVGYHYIQNEIFNANDFFFNRDGIERPRARRNEGGFAIGGPIRKDRLFFFGGYQRTQASTAFVPTASSITVLPQFLALVGSDRSAARIAAAVNQLNPGLNLLPSEISPVALNLLNRRNPVTGGFLIPTPGPNARLIGTDSGTGLPGLPVNVTGNSVTVTFTNSATGTTRNVNTGSAGGTRGNPMLQERIVQPANFTQDQVNSRVDWQIANNNRLSGVFFFADFPGFDPFTSPTNLASPATIRRADQNYSVAISDVHTFSPTLINEFRFGYFRLRNSRALDTPLLVQPDEIARTFNASSLQAFNPSSIFDSGTNSFRLPRIVTRASNFSINGPNDAFNKRLQNTYSLFDTLTWVKGDQTFRFGAEFKRHFFDTDLPEEQGVEFEKLENFTQFLAGRVTEADTQYGFTQKNFRFFDVSLFAAADWRLTNNFTLNYGVRYEYFGTPSEKRGRFGNFYPDLVTDPNNIITGFVVPSNAKPTGFAAIDTSIDRSVRANSRSTINDDRNNFAPRIGFAWTPFDSGRFVVRGGYGFFYDRPSAAFINTVFSNYPFLREIEVTAPAGNVPFTTAFSQQDPNRPFFQFLTGIPAQGIPGLRVVRTAGATGSYQIRDGTGVTRQADGSLNPIDPATGQPFFGNVAETFEFRAVDRRLRTPYIQQWNLGVQYELRKNWIVEARYIGTKGTKLLQALILNTVFDMNDPSTPDLIYERFNRAYVAAGSPNGPLNPGATARERGMGRAFGFPNVAFPVGDPRRTMDLNVANAAGSVLPFEARGFYLGLNIPEAILLTSSASSIYHSLQLTTQQRLGFNESYGGLSYFAAYTWSKSIDNMSADPGSTAGNARPDAPNVGFVAQGDPRNLRANRGPSDFDRTHRFSATVVYDFPTFGVNNRFVKGWAFSTFIQVQSGAPFSIFSSEPEISSVGTNGANFTSLRLGSGGLFRPGFGRPNLAPGATISDLRRRGPEPTEQFFNPAALASPLGGYGNLGRNVLRGPFQKRVDFSLAKNTSITERVGIEFRWDIFNVFNNVNFALPGNDLQDSGDFGTITNTVGGPRIMQFSLKVRF, encoded by the coding sequence TGTCTCACCATTGGCATGGTGGTCATGGCGCTGGGCGCATGGGATATGGCATTGGCCCAGGTGGGCGCCACCGGCAGTCTGGGTGGTGTCGTCCAGGATGCCAGTGGCGCGGCGCTACCGGGTGTCACCGTCACGGTCAAATCAGACGCCGGTGTGGAGCGCACCGTACAAACCGACAGCAACGGCCGGTGGCTCATCCCCGTGCTTCCGACCGGCCTCTATCAGATCAGTTACCGCCGGGATGGGTTCCGGGAACTCGACCGCCGGGGCGTGGAAGTGGAAGCGGCCGTGCCGCGGACGATTGATGTCAAGCTCGAAACCGGCGCCGTCACCGAAACCATCACCATCACTGAGGATGTTCCGTTGCAGGTGGTGACGACCACGGCCGCGACCTTTCGCCAGATCAACGCCGAGCAACTGACGAAAGTGCCCACCTCGACGCGCAGCTTCACGCACCTGCTCTCGACGGAAGCGGGCGTCGCGGCCGATCTTCCGCCCGTTTCCACCAACGGCAACGGCAACGTCTCACCGGCCGTCAACGGCACGCGCACGACAAGCACCAGCTTGCAGTTCAACGGCATTGATGCCACGAACATCACCAGCAATGAAGGCTCGCTGGATGGCAACATCTCACCGGCGCCGGAAACCCTCTCGGAAGTCAAGCTGCAAACCAGCCTCTATGACGCTTCGACCGGACGTTCCGGGGGCGGCAACTTCCAGCTCGTCACCAAGAGCGGTACAAACGAGTTTCATGGTGTCGGCTATCATTACATCCAGAACGAAATCTTCAACGCCAACGACTTCTTCTTCAACCGGGATGGCATCGAGCGCCCCCGCGCGCGGCGCAATGAAGGCGGTTTTGCCATTGGAGGGCCGATTCGCAAGGACCGGCTGTTCTTTTTTGGTGGCTACCAGCGGACGCAGGCCAGCACGGCTTTCGTCCCGACGGCCAGCAGCATTACCGTCCTGCCGCAGTTTCTGGCGCTGGTGGGCAGTGACCGCTCGGCCGCCCGGATTGCCGCCGCCGTCAACCAGCTCAATCCGGGCTTGAATCTGTTGCCGTCGGAAATCAGCCCGGTGGCGCTCAACCTGCTCAACCGGCGCAATCCGGTCACGGGCGGCTTTCTCATCCCAACCCCCGGGCCCAACGCCCGTCTTATTGGCACAGACAGCGGCACGGGACTGCCCGGATTGCCGGTCAATGTCACGGGCAACAGTGTCACCGTCACCTTCACGAACAGCGCCACGGGCACGACGCGCAACGTCAATACCGGGTCTGCTGGCGGCACCCGTGGCAACCCCATGCTTCAGGAACGGATCGTCCAGCCGGCAAACTTTACCCAGGACCAGGTCAACTCCCGGGTTGACTGGCAGATTGCCAACAACAACCGGTTGAGTGGTGTGTTCTTTTTTGCAGACTTCCCCGGCTTCGACCCCTTTACGTCACCCACAAACCTGGCTTCGCCGGCAACCATCCGCCGGGCCGACCAGAACTACTCCGTGGCCATTTCGGATGTCCACACGTTTTCGCCCACGCTCATCAACGAGTTCCGTTTTGGCTACTTCCGGCTGCGCAACTCCCGCGCCCTGGATACCCCTCTGCTCGTGCAACCCGATGAAATTGCGCGTACCTTCAATGCGTCCAGTCTGCAAGCCTTCAACCCGTCTTCCATTTTCGACTCCGGGACGAACAGCTTCCGGCTGCCCCGCATCGTGACACGCGCTTCCAACTTCTCCATCAACGGGCCGAACGATGCCTTCAACAAGCGGCTCCAGAACACCTATTCGCTTTTCGATACCCTGACCTGGGTCAAAGGCGACCAGACCTTCCGCTTCGGCGCTGAGTTCAAGCGCCACTTCTTTGACACCGACCTGCCCGAAGAACAGGGAGTCGAATTCGAGAAACTCGAAAACTTCACCCAGTTTCTGGCCGGGCGCGTCACGGAAGCCGACACGCAGTACGGGTTTACCCAGAAGAACTTCCGCTTCTTCGACGTGAGCCTGTTTGCCGCTGCCGACTGGCGCCTTACCAACAACTTCACCCTCAACTACGGCGTGCGGTACGAATACTTCGGAACACCGAGTGAAAAGCGGGGGCGCTTTGGCAACTTCTACCCCGACCTGGTGACCGACCCGAACAACATCATCACTGGCTTTGTCGTTCCCTCGAATGCCAAGCCAACCGGCTTTGCGGCCATTGACACGTCCATTGACCGCTCGGTGCGCGCCAACAGCCGCAGCACCATCAACGATGACCGCAACAACTTCGCCCCACGTATCGGTTTTGCCTGGACGCCCTTTGACAGCGGACGGTTCGTGGTGCGCGGCGGCTACGGGTTCTTCTATGACCGTCCGTCTGCGGCCTTCATCAACACGGTGTTCAGTAACTATCCTTTCCTGCGGGAAATCGAGGTCACGGCACCGGCCGGCAACGTGCCGTTCACCACGGCCTTTTCACAGCAGGACCCCAATCGTCCCTTCTTCCAGTTCCTGACCGGTATCCCGGCACAGGGCATTCCCGGTCTGCGCGTGGTGCGCACAGCCGGGGCTACCGGCAGTTACCAGATTCGGGATGGCACGGGTGTCACGCGCCAGGCGGACGGCTCACTCAACCCGATTGACCCGGCGACGGGCCAGCCCTTCTTCGGCAACGTCGCCGAGACCTTTGAATTCCGCGCTGTTGACCGCCGGCTGCGCACGCCCTACATCCAGCAGTGGAATCTCGGTGTGCAGTATGAACTGCGCAAGAACTGGATCGTGGAAGCCCGCTACATCGGCACCAAAGGTACGAAGCTGTTGCAGGCGCTCATTCTCAACACGGTGTTCGATATGAATGACCCGAGCACGCCGGACCTGATTTATGAGCGTTTCAACCGGGCTTACGTGGCTGCCGGCAGCCCCAATGGCCCCCTCAATCCGGGGGCGACGGCGCGGGAGCGTGGTATGGGACGCGCCTTTGGTTTTCCCAACGTGGCGTTCCCCGTGGGCGATCCACGGCGCACCATGGACCTCAACGTGGCCAATGCCGCCGGCTCGGTGCTGCCGTTCGAGGCCCGCGGTTTTTACTTGGGGCTGAACATCCCCGAAGCCATTCTGCTGACCTCATCGGCCAGCTCGATCTACCACTCGTTGCAGTTGACCACGCAGCAGCGGCTGGGTTTCAACGAGTCGTACGGCGGACTGAGCTACTTTGCGGCCTATACGTGGTCGAAATCCATTGACAACATGTCGGCCGACCCCGGCAGCACGGCCGGGAACGCGCGGCCGGATGCCCCCAACGTCGGTTTCGTCGCGCAGGGCGACCCACGCAATCTGCGCGCCAATCGCGGGCCGTCAGACTTCGACCGGACGCACCGCTTCAGCGCGACCGTTGTCTATGACTTCCCGACCTTTGGCGTCAACAACCGGTTCGTCAAGGGCTGGGCCTTTTCGACCTTCATCCAGGTGCAGTCCGGCGCACCCTTCAGCATCTTTTCCTCCGAACCGGAAATCTCCTCCGTTGGCACCAACGGCGCCAACTTCACCAGCCTGCGGCTTGGTTCCGGGGGCTTGTTCCGTCCGGGCTTTGGGCGTCCCAACCTCGCGCCCGGTGCAACCATCAGCGACCTGCGGCGGCGTGGGCCTGAGCCAACCGAGCAGTTCTTCAACCCGGCTGCTCTGGCCTCACCCCTTGGCGGTTACGGAAACCTGGGGCGCAACGTCCTGCGTGGACCGTTTCAGAAACGGGTGGACTTCAGTCTGGCGAAGAACACCTCCATCACGGAGCGCGTCGGGATTGAGTTCCGCTGGGATATTTTCAACGTCTTCAACAACGTGAACTTTGCCCTGCCGGGGAATGACCTCCAGGATTCGGGCGATTTTGGCACGATCACCAACACGGTGGGCGGCCCCCGCATCATGCAGTTCAGCCTGAAGGTGCGGTTCTAG
- a CDS encoding NHL repeat-containing protein: MSESSYNQLEAAPNPPLGGSVVKFESEGFSFVHPASWQATHVHGFQYGVRDANGATALFRLTTVHVPDVHEEEGTLAAALSDLLEELPDVVQGDKFTTGFYTGLTAQLEVLWRETSYLFWAVVITQTGAARQAGKRAVLIMAVPVAEAEAGERDARLILDSFAVGGQPVTDMRISMSRVESVTFEPSTLVETRRLPLEPEATTPDVATLEDLPSHPDEPTELPDWQVSVSTLTASEGGYADGPLAVARFLRPNGIACDPQGNLYVADFGGHRIRQISVDGLVRTLAGSGQAGNRDDLGLLAEFNGPRGIAYAAGYLYVADLNNASVRRLTLDGAVTTLAGDGVEGTRDGVGKQARFKSPRAVAVDASGTVYVADDARVRRISPGGMVVTIAGGEPGCVDGPAEAARFDTLSGLALDRVGNLYLVDAGNRRLRKLSRDGRVSTLPVGPDDKVAVPVLHPVAVAVGPDGTLYVLDVADFSIKAVLPGGQVIRIVGGQQGMADGDDTTARFWMPTALTFLDHRLYITDREQHAIRLVRLQSRQETSVFEPAPTGSSPPSGLPPAPEDQKLTKPSMAVSATPPQPAPPASGVVSGSRGVAPFGRQTGLGTTDSADLIVTVAAGDGTAGFLDEVGTAAQLSHPVGLALDADGTLYIADHFNHAIRKLLPDGRLVTLAGGGQRGFQDGYGPAAQFNGPLGLAVGRNGELYVADHLNTRIRKVMPDGYVSTLAGTGISKIEDGSVATASFEGPKGVAVDLHGVVYVTDGVTVRTITPDGEVRTLAGQMRGFRDGIGARAMFGWAYAIAMDVSGLCFVTDAANHAIRCIFPDGTVKTVFGGGEARQLNFPNGLAVDVFGHLYVADTNNHRILRLTPNGNGYTASLVCGVRRGRQTGSAHEAELDSPRGIVVGFQNNLYIADSNANRILWVGPAYSLAPATPTTNSPFAPVVLPAAEGGLEDIETVSDNLPPLEALHASNSLPSEVTDLAEQMERHEQDTPAHRENLSGQVAVTPAPAPAPALVQPEVVPAVPPPGRPRHVAATVLGWGIELSGNNLIRTEPDGSLLLDTTYSAENSAFFYLPWEVTSEQKVVIEVRMQLVAYVGERDATGCAVWFENDRYADALLIQPDRIRLLRVPELTYACNPGTGINTYTIILYGSDVRVGVNGVARIRGEGQFWRRPAAQSGRALRRWLAFGDGSSTAGSISRWQCVTYQVVPPDTDTLPL; this comes from the coding sequence ATGTCGGAGTCCAGCTATAACCAGCTTGAAGCCGCACCCAACCCGCCGCTGGGGGGGAGCGTTGTCAAATTCGAGAGTGAGGGATTCTCCTTCGTCCACCCGGCATCCTGGCAGGCAACGCACGTTCATGGATTTCAGTACGGCGTTCGTGACGCCAATGGCGCCACCGCCCTGTTCCGGCTCACAACCGTGCACGTCCCCGATGTGCATGAGGAAGAGGGGACTTTAGCCGCGGCCCTCAGTGATCTGCTGGAAGAGCTGCCGGACGTTGTTCAGGGAGACAAATTCACGACCGGCTTTTACACCGGGCTGACCGCCCAACTGGAAGTCCTCTGGCGCGAGACATCCTATCTGTTTTGGGCGGTGGTCATCACCCAGACGGGTGCCGCCCGGCAGGCCGGGAAGCGGGCCGTTCTCATCATGGCCGTTCCGGTGGCGGAGGCCGAAGCCGGGGAGCGCGATGCACGTCTCATTCTGGACAGCTTTGCGGTAGGCGGGCAGCCTGTCACCGACATGCGGATTTCCATGAGCCGGGTCGAGTCGGTGACTTTCGAGCCGAGCACCCTGGTTGAGACCCGGCGTTTGCCCCTTGAGCCGGAAGCCACGACCCCGGACGTGGCAACCCTGGAAGACCTGCCTTCCCACCCGGATGAGCCGACCGAGCTGCCGGACTGGCAGGTCAGCGTCAGTACCCTGACGGCCAGTGAAGGTGGTTACGCCGATGGGCCGCTGGCGGTGGCCCGGTTTTTACGTCCGAATGGCATTGCCTGTGATCCACAGGGAAACCTGTATGTGGCTGACTTCGGTGGGCATCGCATCCGCCAGATTTCGGTGGATGGATTGGTGCGGACGCTGGCCGGAAGTGGCCAGGCCGGCAACCGGGACGACCTGGGTTTGCTGGCCGAGTTCAACGGCCCGCGCGGCATTGCCTATGCGGCTGGGTATCTCTATGTCGCCGACCTCAACAATGCTTCCGTACGCCGTCTGACCCTGGACGGAGCCGTGACCACGTTGGCCGGGGATGGTGTGGAAGGCACCCGCGATGGTGTCGGCAAACAGGCCCGTTTCAAATCTCCCCGCGCCGTCGCCGTGGACGCTTCAGGGACGGTGTATGTGGCTGACGATGCGCGGGTGCGTCGCATCAGCCCAGGCGGCATGGTGGTTACGATTGCCGGTGGCGAGCCGGGGTGCGTGGACGGTCCGGCGGAAGCGGCCCGTTTCGATACCCTCAGCGGTCTGGCGCTTGACCGGGTGGGCAACCTGTATCTGGTCGATGCCGGCAATCGCCGGCTGCGCAAACTGAGTCGGGATGGGCGGGTTAGCACCCTGCCGGTGGGGCCGGACGACAAAGTTGCAGTGCCGGTTCTGCATCCGGTGGCGGTGGCGGTTGGTCCCGACGGCACGCTGTACGTGCTCGATGTGGCTGATTTTTCCATCAAGGCCGTGCTGCCGGGCGGGCAGGTCATCCGCATTGTCGGCGGGCAGCAGGGCATGGCCGACGGTGACGATACCACCGCCCGCTTCTGGATGCCCACGGCGCTGACGTTCCTTGACCATCGGCTCTACATCACCGACCGCGAGCAGCATGCCATCCGTCTCGTCCGTCTCCAGAGCCGGCAGGAAACCAGCGTGTTCGAGCCGGCTCCCACCGGCAGTTCACCACCGTCCGGCCTGCCGCCGGCGCCGGAAGACCAGAAGCTCACCAAACCTTCCATGGCCGTGAGCGCCACCCCGCCCCAGCCGGCTCCCCCGGCGTCTGGTGTGGTGTCTGGTTCGCGCGGCGTGGCTCCCTTCGGCCGGCAAACCGGGTTGGGAACGACGGACAGCGCCGATTTGATCGTGACCGTGGCCGCCGGCGATGGCACGGCCGGTTTCCTCGATGAGGTCGGAACCGCCGCCCAGCTTAGCCATCCCGTGGGCCTTGCCCTCGATGCCGACGGTACGCTCTACATTGCCGATCACTTCAATCATGCCATCCGCAAGCTGCTGCCGGATGGCCGTCTGGTGACGCTGGCCGGCGGCGGCCAACGTGGTTTTCAGGATGGGTATGGGCCGGCGGCCCAGTTCAACGGGCCGCTTGGCCTGGCCGTCGGACGCAACGGAGAACTCTACGTAGCCGACCATCTGAACACGCGCATTCGGAAAGTCATGCCTGATGGCTATGTTTCCACCCTGGCCGGAACGGGAATCTCCAAAATCGAAGACGGTTCCGTAGCGACGGCCAGCTTTGAGGGGCCCAAAGGTGTCGCCGTGGACCTGCACGGCGTTGTGTATGTCACCGATGGCGTGACGGTCCGCACGATTACACCCGACGGAGAGGTGCGGACCCTGGCCGGGCAGATGCGTGGCTTCCGGGATGGGATCGGGGCACGGGCGATGTTCGGCTGGGCCTATGCCATTGCTATGGATGTCTCCGGGCTCTGTTTCGTGACGGACGCCGCCAATCACGCCATCCGCTGTATCTTCCCGGATGGCACGGTCAAGACCGTGTTTGGCGGCGGGGAAGCCCGGCAGTTGAACTTTCCCAACGGTCTCGCCGTGGACGTGTTTGGCCATCTCTACGTGGCCGATACCAACAACCACCGCATTCTGCGGCTGACGCCCAACGGCAACGGCTACACGGCTTCCCTGGTCTGTGGGGTGCGGCGCGGCCGCCAGACCGGTTCGGCGCACGAAGCCGAACTTGACTCGCCACGCGGGATTGTCGTCGGGTTTCAGAACAATCTCTACATCGCGGATTCCAACGCCAATCGCATCCTGTGGGTTGGCCCGGCGTATTCGCTGGCTCCTGCGACGCCAACGACAAACAGCCCATTCGCGCCCGTCGTCCTGCCGGCTGCGGAAGGCGGACTGGAAGACATCGAGACGGTCAGCGACAACCTTCCACCCCTTGAGGCCCTGCATGCTTCCAATTCGCTTCCGTCCGAGGTCACAGACCTGGCGGAACAGATGGAGCGCCACGAACAGGACACCCCGGCCCATCGGGAGAACCTGTCCGGCCAGGTCGCGGTGACACCAGCACCGGCCCCAGCACCGGCCCTGGTTCAGCCAGAGGTGGTGCCCGCCGTCCCGCCGCCTGGACGCCCACGGCACGTCGCCGCCACAGTTCTGGGATGGGGCATCGAGCTTTCCGGCAACAACCTGATCCGAACCGAACCAGACGGTTCACTGCTGCTGGATACAACCTACAGTGCGGAAAACAGCGCCTTCTTTTACCTGCCCTGGGAAGTCACGTCCGAACAGAAGGTCGTCATCGAAGTACGCATGCAGCTTGTGGCCTATGTCGGCGAGCGCGATGCCACCGGATGTGCCGTCTGGTTCGAGAATGACCGCTACGCCGATGCCCTTCTCATTCAACCGGATCGCATCCGGCTGCTGCGGGTCCCGGAGCTGACCTACGCCTGCAATCCCGGCACGGGCATCAATACCTACACCATCATTCTGTACGGTTCGGATGTGCGGGTTGGTGTCAACGGTGTGGCCCGCATTCGCGGGGAAGGTCAGTTTTGGAGGCGCCCGGCGGCGCAGTCCGGTCGTGCCCTGCGCCGCTGGCTGGCTTTCGGGGACGGTTCCTCAACGGCCGGCAGCATCTCCCGGTGGCAGTGTGTGACCTATCAGGTCGTGCCGCCCGATACGGACACCCTGCCGCTCTAG